The following proteins are co-located in the Blochmannia endosymbiont of Camponotus sp. genome:
- a CDS encoding peptidylprolyl isomerase, protein MKFWKILILIFTLKTNIVLGALKTVDKIVALVNHNIILDSDIRNNIYTIQDNILNTNDNILQDISYYQKILDQLIIDNLIFQISDQQEININYNQLNQMINCILNLYDMTFDQFRSYLYNIGLSYEKFYFQQYQNMLKKQICDHVLHDRAHILTNEINKITKKSNIIDLNKQFKLKHIIFALPIQPTQNQINKIEYFARLLIKKKEFNKNNITELIRTYSNKNIIQIIKAHETEWISWKDMPIIFDKHLQTINKGDVIGPITSYEGIHIVEIQDIRSKQIMLPVTKVTAKIFSIKNSCENSNIVEQLLQIKERMEKSNTEFGMMIKKKSKDICFDHYENNTICKDLDDFEPSVRKVLSSLKRNEISIPVYTSCGWRLIQLIDISILEYNEIMYERAYLYLLNKKFDEIIKNWIQELRSESYIKIID, encoded by the coding sequence ATGAAATTTTGGAAAATTTTAATTCTAATATTTACGTTAAAAACAAATATTGTTCTTGGGGCATTAAAAACAGTCGATAAAATCGTAGCATTAGTGAATCACAATATCATATTAGATAGCGATATCAGAAATAATATTTATACGATTCAAGATAACATCTTGAATACTAATGACAATATATTACAAGATATTTCATACTATCAAAAAATCTTAGATCAATTAATCATAGATAATCTCATTTTCCAGATTTCTGATCAACAAGAAATCAACATTAACTACAATCAACTTAATCAAATGATTAATTGTATTTTAAATTTATATGATATGACATTCGATCAGTTTCGTTCATACCTATATAACATTGGCTTAAGTTACGAAAAATTTTACTTCCAACAATATCAGAACATGCTTAAAAAACAAATCTGTGATCATGTTTTGCATGATCGCGCTCATATATTGACAAATGAGATAAATAAAATTACCAAAAAGTCAAACATTATTGATTTGAATAAACAATTTAAGTTAAAGCATATTATATTTGCATTACCAATACAACCTACTCAAAACCAAATAAATAAAATAGAATATTTTGCAAGATTATTAATTAAAAAAAAAGAATTTAATAAAAATAATATTACAGAGCTCATACGCACATATTCTAATAAAAATATTATTCAAATAATTAAAGCGCACGAAACAGAATGGATTTCATGGAAAGACATGCCGATTATTTTTGATAAACATTTACAAACAATAAACAAAGGTGATGTTATCGGACCAATTACATCTTACGAAGGCATACATATTGTAGAAATACAAGATATACGTTCTAAACAAATTATGCTGCCTGTAACTAAAGTTACAGCAAAAATATTTAGTATAAAAAATTCATGTGAAAATTCAAACATAGTTGAACAACTATTACAAATTAAAGAACGCATGGAAAAAAGTAATACTGAGTTTGGCATGATGATTAAAAAAAAATCAAAAGATATTTGTTTTGATCATTACGAAAACAATACAATATGCAAGGATTTAGACGATTTTGAGCCATCAGTCCGAAAAGTTTTGAGTTCTTTAAAAAGAAATGAAATTAGCATACCAGTATATACCTCTTGCGGATGGCGTTTAATTCAATTAATAGATATATCAATATTAGAATACAATGAAATAATGTATGAACGTGCTTATTTATATTTATTAAATAAAAAATTTGATGAAATTATAAAAAATTGGATTCAAGAATTACGATCTGAATCATATATTAAGATCATTGACTAA
- the pdxA gene encoding 4-hydroxythreonine-4-phosphate dehydrogenase PdxA codes for MIKNKLSRRIVVTTGEPAGIGPDVIIMSAQKEWPVELVVCADPNLLLDRAKQINLPLRLRSYHAKKITSPCMPGELSILKMLLPQKTVPGQLNIDNNNYVIDTLKRASQGCLNGEFSALVTGPIHKAILNRGNIAFSGHTEFLSQINKCKTTVMMLSNSKLRVALATTHIPILSVPKMITQKSLCDTISILAQGLKKYFGVLHPKIYICGLNPHSGESGYIGQEEINIIIPALNILKKTVDCELIGPLSADTIFQKKYIQHADVILAMYHDQGLPVLKYSGFGQSVNITLGLPFIRTSVDHGTALELSGKGTALPDSMIMAITVAIKMMNHLYEKNIL; via the coding sequence ATGATAAAAAATAAACTATCTCGACGCATTGTAGTTACTACAGGAGAACCAGCTGGAATCGGTCCTGACGTAATTATTATGAGCGCACAAAAAGAATGGCCTGTAGAGTTGGTTGTGTGTGCAGATCCTAATTTGCTATTAGATAGAGCAAAGCAAATAAATTTGCCTTTAAGATTGCGTTCTTATCATGCTAAAAAAATAACATCTCCTTGTATGCCCGGAGAATTATCTATATTAAAAATGTTACTTCCACAAAAAACTGTACCTGGTCAATTGAATATTGATAATAATAATTATGTTATTGATACTTTAAAAAGAGCATCACAAGGATGTTTAAATGGGGAATTTTCAGCATTAGTGACCGGTCCTATACATAAAGCTATTCTTAATAGAGGCAACATAGCATTCAGTGGGCACACCGAATTTTTATCTCAAATTAACAAATGCAAAACAACTGTAATGATGCTAAGCAATAGCAAATTACGTGTTGCTTTAGCCACTACCCATATACCTATATTATCTGTTCCAAAAATGATTACTCAAAAATCTCTTTGCGATACTATTTCTATTCTCGCGCAAGGATTAAAAAAATACTTTGGTGTTTTACACCCTAAAATTTATATATGCGGTTTAAATCCACATTCTGGAGAATCTGGCTATATAGGACAAGAAGAAATCAACATTATTATACCTGCTTTAAATATTTTAAAGAAAACCGTTGATTGTGAACTAATAGGTCCTTTGTCGGCTGATACAATATTTCAGAAAAAATATATTCAACATGCAGATGTAATATTAGCTATGTATCATGATCAAGGTTTACCTGTTTTAAAATATTCTGGATTTGGTCAATCAGTAAATATTACTTTAGGATTGCCTTTCATTAGAACCTCTGTAGATCATGGTACTGCTCTTGAACTATCTGGAAAAGGAACAGCGCTACCTGATAGTATGATTATGGCGATTACAGTTGCAATTAAAATGATGAATCATCTTTATGAAAAAAATATACTATAA
- the rsmA gene encoding 16S rRNA (adenine(1518)-N(6)/adenine(1519)-N(6))-dimethyltransferase RsmA, giving the protein MKKIYYKNHLIKKKWSQVFLKDQNVIDTIVKTINPKKHQKILEIGPGLGALTQQILNTVGLDSLILIERDLNLVKRLVQVFNKKINILHQDIMTTNFFNLSHQVGQKLRLIGNLPYNIATELIIYLFRYTNVIYDMHFMFQKEVATRLYANPNNKEYGRLSIITQYHCKVVPLLTIPATSFFPIPKVESMVMRLLPHTNTPYPIVNIRQLSSLTKLAFSQRRKTLRNSLSTFFNETEITQKGINPALRAENITINQYCILANMLNNE; this is encoded by the coding sequence ATGAAAAAAATATACTATAAAAATCATCTTATAAAAAAAAAATGGAGCCAAGTATTCCTTAAAGACCAAAATGTTATTGATACTATTGTTAAAACTATTAATCCTAAAAAACATCAAAAAATACTAGAAATTGGACCCGGATTAGGTGCTTTAACTCAACAAATTCTAAATACTGTAGGTCTCGATTCTTTAATATTAATAGAACGTGATTTAAACTTAGTCAAACGATTAGTTCAAGTTTTTAATAAAAAAATTAATATTCTTCATCAAGATATAATGACAACAAATTTTTTTAATTTATCACATCAAGTTGGTCAAAAACTACGATTAATAGGAAATTTACCCTACAATATAGCCACAGAATTAATCATATATTTATTCCGATACACTAATGTAATTTACGATATGCATTTTATGTTTCAGAAAGAAGTAGCCACACGACTTTATGCAAATCCTAATAACAAAGAATACGGAAGACTAAGCATAATAACACAATATCATTGCAAAGTTGTTCCATTATTAACAATACCAGCAACTTCTTTCTTTCCTATCCCAAAAGTAGAATCTATGGTAATGCGTCTACTTCCCCATACAAATACTCCCTATCCAATAGTTAATATTAGACAACTATCTTCGCTGACAAAATTAGCTTTTAGCCAAAGACGAAAAACTCTTCGCAACAGCTTATCTACATTTTTTAATGAAACAGAAATAACACAAAAAGGAATAAATCCAGCATTGCGAGCAGAAAACATTACTATTAATCAATACTGTATATTAGCAAATATGTTAAATAACGAATAA
- the apaH gene encoding bis(5'-nucleosyl)-tetraphosphatase (symmetrical) ApaH: MSTYFIGDVHGCYTHLQTILDRVCFDPNVDTLHFTGDLIARGPNSLEVLRLIYAFKKSASIVLGNHELHLLKTYFGINGRKRKDYFDAIFNAPDLEELINWLRHQPVLYIDENKKILMTHAGISPNWNINNAKKYAQEIEEILVSDHYFLLFKTDIHDNISDIYRIHNNKLKQIQDNINVFTRMRYIYLNGQLDLKYKGAPKDAPKNIYPWFSLNKLVDPTYNIIFGHWASLGEIKIPDGIYGLDSGCCWGGALTLLRWEDKKIVRIPCGPST, encoded by the coding sequence ATGTCTACTTATTTTATCGGAGATGTCCACGGATGTTACACACACTTACAAACTATACTAGATCGTGTATGCTTTGATCCTAATGTTGATACTCTACATTTTACCGGAGATTTAATCGCCAGAGGGCCAAATTCATTAGAGGTATTACGTTTAATCTATGCATTTAAAAAAAGTGCTTCCATAGTGTTAGGTAATCATGAGTTACATTTGTTAAAAACATATTTTGGAATAAATGGTAGAAAACGTAAAGATTATTTTGATGCTATATTCAATGCGCCAGATCTAGAAGAATTAATTAATTGGTTGCGTCATCAACCTGTGTTGTATATAGATGAAAATAAAAAAATATTAATGACCCACGCAGGCATTAGTCCTAATTGGAATATTAACAATGCTAAAAAATATGCCCAAGAAATAGAAGAAATTTTAGTTAGCGACCATTATTTTCTGCTTTTTAAAACAGACATACATGACAATATATCTGATATATATCGGATACATAATAATAAATTAAAACAAATACAAGACAACATTAATGTATTCACACGAATGCGTTATATTTATTTAAATGGTCAATTAGATTTAAAATACAAAGGAGCTCCTAAAGATGCCCCAAAAAATATATATCCGTGGTTTTCTTTAAACAAGTTAGTAGATCCCACATATAATATAATTTTTGGTCATTGGGCATCTTTAGGAGAAATAAAAATACCAGATGGTATTTATGGATTAGATTCTGGTTGTTGTTGGGGAGGGGCTTTGACTTTGTTGCGATGGGAAGACAAAAAAATTGTACGCATACCTTGTGGCCCATCTACTTAG
- the folA gene encoding type 3 dihydrofolate reductase: MIISLIAALTTNHIIGKKNVIPWYLPVDIKWFKYHTLYKPIIMGRKTFESIGKKPLLNRLNIVLSRNLLNNYNGVFVVENIDAALSLIQDAYEVMVIGGSEIYNVFLPYAQRLYLTYIHNMVEIDGDILFPDYNIREWKSIFNRFYKVKEGCFCYLHFSILERC, from the coding sequence ATGATTATTAGCTTAATTGCTGCGTTAACTACAAATCATATAATTGGAAAAAAAAATGTTATTCCTTGGTACTTACCTGTAGATATTAAGTGGTTTAAGTATCATACTTTATATAAGCCAATTATTATGGGACGAAAAACATTTGAGTCTATAGGCAAGAAACCATTATTAAATAGATTAAATATTGTTTTAAGTCGTAATTTATTAAATAATTATAATGGTGTTTTTGTAGTAGAAAATATAGATGCAGCTTTATCTTTAATACAGGATGCATATGAAGTCATGGTAATTGGAGGAAGCGAAATATACAATGTTTTTTTACCTTATGCGCAACGCTTATATTTAACATATATTCATAACATGGTTGAAATTGATGGCGATATTTTGTTTCCTGATTATAATATAAGAGAATGGAAATCTATTTTTAATAGATTTTATAAAGTTAAAGAGGGTTGTTTTTGTTATTTGCATTTTTCTATTTTAGAACGCTGCTAA